One genomic region from Melioribacteraceae bacterium encodes:
- a CDS encoding tryptophanase, with translation MKTIIEPFKIKSVEPIRFTTKEERSRIIAEAGYNPFLIHADDVLIDLLTDSGTSAMSSDQWAGIMRGDESYAGAKSFYAFENAVKKITGDKFIIPTHQGRAAEKILFSILGGPGKHFASNTFFDTTRANVEFSGSEAHDLLCEVGKHPEQRAPFKGNMDVDALQAFIKKYGKENIPLIVITVTNNSGGGQPVSMQNIKDVKKVCSEYGIPLFLDACRFAENAYFIKMREEGYSGKSVLEIVQEMFLYADGSTMSAKKDALVNIGGWLSLNDEELARNSRNLLIVTEGFPTYGGLAGRDLEAIAQGLEEVVDEHYLQYRIRSTEYLGEKLLNAGVPIIEPPGGHAIYIDAKRFLPGIKPEQYPGQAIVCELYAEGGIRAVEIGSVMFGKYGSDGKLIPSLMELVRLAIPRRVYTQSHVDYVAEVVIEVFKNRDKLKGYEITYEAPMLRHFTAKFKPVV, from the coding sequence ATGAAAACCATTATCGAACCATTTAAAATTAAATCCGTTGAGCCGATCAGATTTACTACAAAAGAGGAAAGAAGTAGAATTATTGCAGAGGCCGGATATAATCCGTTTTTAATACACGCCGACGATGTTTTAATCGATCTTTTAACAGACAGCGGAACTTCTGCGATGAGTTCCGACCAGTGGGCGGGAATTATGCGCGGCGACGAATCCTATGCGGGCGCTAAAAGTTTTTATGCTTTCGAAAACGCTGTTAAAAAAATTACCGGAGACAAGTTTATAATTCCAACCCATCAGGGGAGAGCCGCGGAGAAAATATTGTTTTCAATTCTCGGAGGACCCGGTAAACATTTCGCCAGCAATACATTCTTCGATACTACACGCGCCAATGTTGAATTCAGCGGATCGGAAGCTCACGACCTTCTTTGCGAAGTCGGAAAACATCCGGAACAGCGCGCTCCCTTCAAGGGGAATATGGATGTTGACGCGCTCCAAGCGTTTATTAAAAAGTACGGAAAAGAGAATATTCCGTTAATCGTTATTACAGTTACCAATAATTCCGGCGGCGGACAGCCGGTCTCTATGCAAAACATTAAAGATGTTAAGAAGGTTTGTTCTGAGTACGGAATTCCTTTGTTTCTCGATGCCTGCAGGTTTGCAGAGAATGCTTACTTTATTAAAATGCGGGAGGAGGGGTACTCGGGAAAATCTGTTCTTGAAATTGTTCAGGAAATGTTTTTATATGCCGACGGTTCTACGATGAGCGCTAAAAAAGACGCGCTCGTAAATATAGGAGGATGGCTCTCGTTGAACGATGAAGAACTTGCAAGGAATTCCAGAAATCTTCTTATCGTTACCGAAGGATTTCCAACCTACGGCGGACTCGCAGGCAGGGACCTCGAGGCAATTGCACAGGGCCTTGAAGAAGTTGTTGACGAACACTACCTGCAGTACCGGATCAGAAGCACCGAATATCTTGGCGAAAAACTTTTAAATGCGGGCGTTCCTATAATTGAACCTCCGGGAGGTCACGCAATCTATATCGATGCGAAAAGATTTCTGCCCGGTATAAAACCGGAACAGTATCCCGGACAGGCAATTGTCTGCGAACTTTATGCTGAAGGCGGAATTCGTGCTGTTGAAATCGGCTCAGTTATGTTCGGCAAATACGGCAGCGACGGAAAACTGATCCCGTCTCTAATGGAACTTGTTCGGCTTGCAATTCCGCGACGGGTATATACTCAAAGCCATGTCGATTATGTTGCCGAAGTTGTTATCGAAGTCTTCAAAAACCGGGACAAATTAAAAGGATATGAAATTACATATGAAGCACCGATGCTGAGGCACTTTACAGCAAAGTTTAAGCCGGTTGTATAA
- a CDS encoding DUF4905 domain-containing protein — protein MIIELRDVNNKEVFFSYYDLEKGKKIFESIQMEEKYWIGIEALCGDLIIFHKYAKPDMPGHKELIAFDVSEQKVRWINSDFSFLFAYQDKIYCYKQNFESRNFYSLNYMNGRIEENLGEDFEKVNLLRAEADRLKSAGEYLFPEKYDEATADPIVKQLINGELRGLEIVGDVEYNRRGNLLFFNFYSKVFSGSLVNRFNAFNLSVNKKVLSELLNSNTNAFVPDSFFIYKNFLLLLKEKNGLIVYKLD, from the coding sequence CTGATTATTGAGTTGAGGGACGTTAATAATAAAGAGGTCTTCTTCAGCTATTATGATCTTGAAAAAGGGAAAAAGATATTCGAATCGATTCAGATGGAGGAAAAATACTGGATCGGAATAGAAGCTCTTTGTGGTGATTTAATTATTTTCCATAAGTATGCAAAACCGGATATGCCCGGGCATAAAGAGCTTATAGCATTCGATGTCTCAGAACAAAAAGTTAGATGGATTAATTCAGATTTCTCTTTTTTATTCGCTTATCAGGATAAGATCTATTGTTACAAGCAGAACTTTGAGAGCCGTAATTTCTATTCGTTAAATTATATGAACGGCCGGATCGAAGAAAACCTCGGTGAGGATTTTGAAAAGGTGAATCTTCTGCGGGCCGAAGCAGACAGACTCAAATCCGCCGGCGAATACCTGTTCCCGGAAAAATATGACGAGGCCACTGCCGATCCGATTGTAAAACAATTGATTAACGGTGAATTGCGCGGCCTTGAAATTGTCGGCGATGTTGAATATAATAGACGCGGCAATCTTCTTTTTTTTAATTTTTACTCCAAAGTATTTTCCGGCAGTCTTGTCAATAGATTTAATGCTTTTAATCTCTCGGTAAATAAAAAAGTTCTTTCTGAATTATTAAATTCAAATACTAATGCCTTTGTACCTGATTCATTTTTCATATACAAAAATTTTCTTCTGCTGCTGAAAGAGAAAAATGGTTTGATAGTATATAAACTGGATTAA
- the amrA gene encoding AmmeMemoRadiSam system protein A, whose translation MEPSHEEKSILLEAARNSIKSFFNGQKIEVPDYNKHPLLKSRSGAFVTLTQKGRLRGCIGHIISDQPVFETVCEVALHAARSDPRFSPVNQEELPKIEIEISILSEPFPLKSYDEIEIGKHGLILEEKGRRGLLLPQVPVEHHMDKEQYLDAICQKSGFHASYWRDKQLNLNGFTATVFSEKSIKEEVV comes from the coding sequence ATGGAACCATCACACGAAGAAAAATCAATTCTTCTTGAAGCGGCGCGCAACTCCATTAAATCCTTCTTCAACGGTCAGAAAATTGAAGTGCCCGATTATAATAAGCACCCGCTGTTAAAATCCCGCTCCGGCGCGTTTGTTACTTTAACACAGAAAGGAAGACTGCGTGGATGTATCGGCCACATCATTTCCGATCAACCGGTTTTTGAAACCGTCTGCGAAGTGGCTCTCCATGCGGCGCGCAGCGACCCGCGGTTCTCTCCCGTTAATCAGGAGGAACTCCCTAAGATAGAAATCGAAATCTCAATCCTGTCCGAACCTTTTCCTCTAAAAAGTTATGACGAGATTGAAATCGGTAAGCACGGTTTAATCCTTGAGGAAAAAGGGCGCCGCGGCCTGCTGCTTCCCCAGGTTCCCGTTGAACATCATATGGATAAAGAACAGTATCTCGATGCTATTTGTCAGAAATCCGGATTCCATGCCAGCTACTGGCGGGATAAGCAGCTGAATTTAAATGGCTTTACAGCAACAGTCTTCAGTGAAAAATCAATCAAGGAGGAAGTTGTATGA
- the amrB gene encoding AmmeMemoRadiSam system protein B, with the protein MKGIREPAVAGMFYSASASKLKDEVALLLENAQISESFGNIAGLVSPHAGYLYSGKTAAYAFNSLGGKHYKTVVIISPSHREYFRGVSIYDGDAYRTPLGDVPVNKEMTEQLISGSRTIFKGIQGHRAEHAIEVQIPFLQVILKDFSIVPVVLGDQNRNFVFELAEKLSGVVDEETLIVASSDLSHFYTRSMADKLDSVVENDIRENNYEKLQSDLETGKCEACGGGAIVALMKTAGMTNRKNTRVLYRTDSGEVTGDYSEVVGYLSAVIYS; encoded by the coding sequence ATGAAAGGAATCAGAGAACCGGCCGTTGCCGGTATGTTTTATTCCGCTTCCGCCTCAAAACTTAAAGACGAAGTTGCCCTCCTGTTAGAAAATGCGCAAATAAGCGAAAGCTTTGGCAACATCGCAGGTTTAGTCTCTCCGCATGCAGGATATCTCTATTCCGGGAAAACAGCAGCTTATGCTTTTAATTCTCTTGGAGGTAAACATTATAAAACAGTGGTTATAATTTCTCCAAGTCACAGGGAATACTTCCGCGGAGTTTCAATTTACGATGGAGACGCCTACAGGACTCCTCTTGGTGATGTTCCTGTAAATAAAGAAATGACCGAGCAGCTGATTTCCGGCAGCCGGACAATTTTTAAAGGGATTCAGGGTCATAGAGCCGAGCACGCAATCGAAGTTCAGATCCCTTTCCTTCAAGTGATTTTGAAAGATTTTTCAATTGTTCCCGTGGTTCTTGGCGACCAGAACAGAAATTTTGTCTTTGAACTTGCAGAAAAACTTTCGGGAGTTGTTGACGAAGAAACTCTGATAGTGGCGAGTTCCGACCTCTCTCATTTTTACACCCGATCAATGGCCGATAAGCTCGATTCGGTTGTTGAAAATGATATACGGGAAAACAATTACGAAAAACTCCAGAGCGATCTCGAAACCGGAAAGTGTGAAGCCTGCGGAGGCGGCGCTATTGTTGCATTGATGAAAACAGCCGGTATGACCAACAGAAAAAATACCAGAGTTCTGTACCGTACCGACTCCGGGGAAGTAACCGGTGATTACTCCGAGGTAGTCGGTTATCTTAGCGCCGTAATCTATTCATAA
- a CDS encoding aminotransferase class I/II-fold pyridoxal phosphate-dependent enzyme: MIQYKFSENLSNIRMSPIVSISEEVRKRAPEFKAATGKDFVLFQRGEIDFQTPQYIVNAAKEALDAGYTKYPKSGGEDPFKEAVIKKLEYYNKATGFDKENIVCTYGGQESLELSFKLFEGKKGVGFAPCWSCVLENFVPYCGTDFHQVPLLSDFSIDFDRLDKALDGASFFYLNTPQNPTGKLFTKEEVTSIAELCLKHSAYLISDEAYEAVLFDNETHFSPTSLEYENIISTFTLSKTYAMTGWRLGYLVTRDKRIPKLLKLGNYTQTAGVTTFLQHAAAEALNNEEESRKSVGLMVTEFEKRRDFFFEGLKSIDGLKVTKPKGGFYFFPDFSAFIPKNIFGEERKLYVYNLLMNEGVATVYGSCFGNYFDDYIRFSFSTTPVPVIEEGLFRMKKVFSGA, encoded by the coding sequence ATGATTCAATATAAATTCAGCGAGAATTTGTCTAACATTAGAATGTCGCCGATTGTTAGTATCAGCGAGGAAGTGCGAAAGAGAGCTCCGGAATTTAAAGCGGCGACGGGGAAGGACTTTGTTCTTTTTCAGAGGGGCGAGATCGATTTTCAAACTCCACAGTATATCGTTAATGCAGCCAAGGAAGCTCTCGATGCCGGATATACAAAATATCCAAAGTCGGGCGGAGAGGATCCGTTTAAAGAAGCTGTGATTAAAAAACTTGAGTATTACAACAAGGCCACGGGATTTGATAAAGAAAATATTGTCTGTACTTACGGCGGCCAGGAATCGCTCGAACTCTCATTCAAATTATTCGAAGGGAAAAAAGGAGTCGGATTTGCCCCCTGCTGGAGCTGCGTTCTTGAAAACTTTGTTCCTTATTGCGGAACCGATTTTCATCAGGTTCCTCTACTAAGCGATTTCAGCATCGATTTCGACCGGCTCGATAAAGCTCTCGATGGAGCTTCGTTTTTCTACCTTAACACACCGCAGAATCCGACCGGAAAACTTTTTACTAAAGAAGAGGTTACATCGATCGCTGAACTCTGTCTTAAACACAGCGCGTACCTTATTTCCGACGAAGCCTACGAAGCTGTTCTATTCGATAACGAAACCCATTTCAGCCCTACTTCACTCGAATATGAGAATATAATAAGCACATTCACACTTTCGAAAACGTATGCCATGACCGGCTGGCGGCTCGGATACCTTGTAACAAGAGACAAGCGGATTCCCAAACTTCTTAAACTCGGCAACTACACACAGACAGCGGGTGTTACAACGTTCCTGCAGCATGCTGCGGCGGAAGCTTTAAATAACGAAGAGGAGAGCAGAAAATCTGTTGGTCTGATGGTAACCGAGTTTGAAAAAAGGCGGGATTTCTTTTTCGAAGGTCTTAAATCAATTGACGGACTTAAGGTAACAAAACCGAAAGGAGGATTCTATTTCTTCCCGGATTTTTCCGCATTTATTCCAAAAAATATTTTCGGGGAAGAGAGAAAGCTCTATGTATACAATCTTTTAATGAACGAAGGAGTGGCAACTGTATACGGTTCCTGCTTCGGGAATTATTTTGACGATTATATCAGGTTCTCTTTTTCAACTACTCCCGTTCCTGTTATTGAAGAAGGTCTCTTCCGGATGAAAAAGGTTTTTTCCGGCGCCTGA